One bacterium CG_4_10_14_0_2_um_filter_33_32 genomic window, TCGTTATTAAATCAGTATTATCGCAATTTTGTGTACTTTTTAAATAACCTGTATAACATGAATAACGTATTCCACTCTTATAAATTTGTTCAGGGAGACTTACAGAAGCACTGGCTTTTAAAATAGGTACCTGCCAGTCATTCCCGGTCACATTCCAATAAATTTCATCATAATCGCCAAAATAGCTAATCGCCCTTTTGACTTTATAGCTTATAATATAAGTCTTTAAACCAGCAACATAAGAATTAGAATCACCGATTTTAATCTCTAAATTCTTACCCTTAGAAGAAGTCTTAAATTGATAATTATTAGAATTTTCGTCTCTAACTGAGATATCTGATACGCGAAGATTGTAATTTAAACCTTTATTATTATATTTAACGGGTATATCCCGATAAATTCCGTGTTTTTGGTTTGTGCCAAAGTCATATATTATTGTCTCAGTAACATCAATACTAGCATCACTGTTGACCCGAATATCAGACCTAAAATTATCAATAACCTCCTGACTACTAGGATAATTGCTATCAGTAGCCAAAACTATCAAGGGCAAGAATAAAAATACCAGAAAAAGCGTTATTCTCTTAATCATTCATTATTACTCTTATCTACTCTAATATATCATCAAATCATCTATCTAGCCAACTTTCCCTGAATCATTATCAGACTCATCACCAGAGTAAGCTTGACCTTCTTCTATCGCTATTTCAGAACCGGCTTCTTCTAAAAATGATTTCTTCTCTTTGTGGGTTTTTCTTAAAGGAATCTCTTTTAAAAATAAAGAAGCAATCAAGGCAACTAGCATAAGAACCGCGCCAATTAGAAAGATATTATCGATAGATGAAGCTAATATGCCCTTTATTTTAATCAGAAAATCATTAAATAATTTCATAACTTCAATCTGCATCTTTGGCGGAAAATTAGACATTTGCGTATGAAATTGATCTTGAGCTGCATTTGAGAGAAATCCTTGCATACTATTTACGTCTAAATTAGCAAAATTAACATTTGGATTAATTTTAGATATTGTTTGAGCAAATTTATCATGAGAAAGGTCACTCAATTTACTTGAAAGAGAGTTATTTAATATACTGCCCATTACTGCAGTACCAACAGTAGAACCAAGGCTCCTAAAAAGCTGGGAAGAAGCAGTAACGACCCCTAATTTAGAATGCTCGAATGCATTTTGCACGATGAGTGTTAATATTGGCATGGTTGTACCTAAGCCTATACCAGTAAAAATCATTCTTAACATTAAATCACTCACAGTAGCACCAGTACCCAGTTTAGAAAGAAAATAAAGAGAACCGGTAGCAACTAAAAACCCGAAAATAGTCAAAAACTTGTATTTCCCTGTTCGAGAAACTATTTGCCCGGATATAACACTTGCCGAAATCATTCCAACAGTTAAAGGAATGAGAATTGTTCCTGAATGTGTTGCCGTTATTCCAATTACGCCTTGAGCAAAAAGCGGAATGTATATAATCACTCCGAACATTCCCGCACCTACAATAAAAGTTATTATAGTTGACACTAAAAATATTCTGTTCTTGAATAGATCAAGCGGTAAAATGGGCTCTTCTGCTTTTCTCTCTATTAGAACAAGCACAATAAAAGATATAATTGAGAAAACAAACAAACCTAATATCTCTATAGAATTCCATGAATATTCGTTACCACCCCATACAAAAGCTAGCAAAAGAGATAATAGAGCGAATGAAAGCGTTAAAGCAGCTTTATAATCAATTTTTTTATCTTTAAGATGGGAGGATATCTTTGGCATTAAACTGATTAGTATAAGAGCTAAAATACCTGTTGGAATATTTATGTAAAAAACCCATCGCCAATTAGCGTTATCAGTCAACCACCCACCCAGATACGGGCCGATAATAGATGCTAATCCGAATACTCCTCCAAATAAGCCCTGCCATTTACCTCTCTCGGCTGGTGCGAACAAATCACCTATTACAGCAAAGGCGTTTGTCATTAATGCACCACCACCAATGCCCTGTATACCCCTAAAGATAATCAGCTGCATCATATTTTGTGATAAACCGCTTAAGATAGAACCAATCAAAAATATGACTATTCCGCCTATGAAAAACTTTTTTCTTCCATATATATCAGAGAGTTTTCCATAAATAGGTATACTAACAGTTGAAGCAAGCATATAAGCGGTAAATACCCAACTTAAGTGTTGTAATCCGTTTAATTCTTGGACAATTTTAGGAATCGCAGTGGCAACTATTGTCTGATCAAGGGCAGCTAAAAACAATGCCGACATCACGCCCAACATTACGCTAATCTTTTTACCCATGGAAAACTCTGATAACATCTAAAACCTCTCTATATAATTAATTATTTTTTAATTCAACTAATAAATTACTTAGTATTCTGCACAAAGATTTTTTATCTTTTTCCGACATCTTATTAAAAATTAATTTTACTTTATTCATCTTTGATTTCATAACCTTTTTAAATGTTCTTGTACCTTTATTTGTAAGT contains:
- a CDS encoding MFS transporter codes for the protein MGKKISVMLGVMSALFLAALDQTIVATAIPKIVQELNGLQHLSWVFTAYMLASTVSIPIYGKLSDIYGRKKFFIGGIVIFLIGSILSGLSQNMMQLIIFRGIQGIGGGALMTNAFAVIGDLFAPAERGKWQGLFGGVFGLASIIGPYLGGWLTDNANWRWVFYINIPTGILALILISLMPKISSHLKDKKIDYKAALTLSFALLSLLLAFVWGGNEYSWNSIEILGLFVFSIISFIVLVLIERKAEEPILPLDLFKNRIFLVSTIITFIVGAGMFGVIIYIPLFAQGVIGITATHSGTILIPLTVGMISASVISGQIVSRTGKYKFLTIFGFLVATGSLYFLSKLGTGATVSDLMLRMIFTGIGLGTTMPILTLIVQNAFEHSKLGVVTASSQLFRSLGSTVGTAVMGSILNNSLSSKLSDLSHDKFAQTISKINPNVNFANLDVNSMQGFLSNAAQDQFHTQMSNFPPKMQIEVMKLFNDFLIKIKGILASSIDNIFLIGAVLMLVALIASLFLKEIPLRKTHKEKKSFLEEAGSEIAIEEGQAYSGDESDNDSGKVG